In Leifsonia sp. ZF2019, a genomic segment contains:
- a CDS encoding ribonuclease J, translated as MPNLVTDPPALEPETLRIIPTGGLGEIGRNMTVFEYEGKLLIVDCGVLFPEENQPGVDLILPDFAPVRDRLDDVLGVVLTHGHEDHIGAVPYLLKLRADIPLIGSGLTLALVEAKLKEHRIQPYTLSVTEGQHEQLGPFDLEFVAVNHSIPDALAVAITTPAGVVLHTGDFKMDQLPLDDRITDLRAFARLGEAGVDLFLADSTNADVPGFTPLERSIGPVLDNVIARAPRRVIVASFSSHVHRVQQVLDAAHANGRRVALLGRSMVRNMTIAAELGYLKVPEGVLIDYKKAADLPDDKIVYMSTGSQGEPMAVLARMANLDHQIEVGPGDTVILASSLIPGNENAVYRVIDGLTKLGANVVHKGNAKVHVSGHAAAGELLYCYNILKPRNVMPVHGEYRHLVANAKLAIDTGVPEKNAILAEDGTVVDLRDGVARVVGQLDLGFVYVDGSSVGEITDADLKDRRILGEEGFISIIVVVEAATGRIVTGPEIHARGFAEDDAVFDTVKPKIAAALAEAAGNGVRDSHALSQVVRRTVGRWVNTSYRRRPMIVPLVIEA; from the coding sequence ATGCCCAACCTGGTCACCGACCCGCCCGCGCTCGAACCCGAAACGCTCCGCATCATCCCCACCGGCGGTCTCGGCGAGATCGGCCGCAACATGACGGTCTTCGAGTACGAGGGCAAGCTGCTCATCGTCGACTGCGGCGTGCTGTTCCCCGAGGAGAACCAGCCCGGCGTCGACCTGATCCTGCCGGACTTCGCGCCCGTCCGCGACCGTCTCGACGACGTGCTCGGCGTCGTGCTCACGCACGGACACGAGGACCACATCGGCGCCGTCCCGTATCTGCTCAAGCTGCGGGCCGACATCCCGCTGATCGGTTCCGGCCTGACCCTGGCCCTCGTGGAGGCGAAGCTCAAGGAGCACCGCATCCAGCCGTACACCCTCTCCGTCACCGAGGGGCAGCATGAGCAGCTCGGACCGTTCGACCTCGAGTTCGTCGCGGTCAACCACTCCATCCCCGACGCCCTCGCCGTCGCCATCACGACCCCGGCCGGTGTCGTCCTGCACACCGGCGACTTCAAGATGGACCAGCTCCCGCTCGACGACCGGATCACCGACCTGCGCGCGTTCGCCCGTCTCGGCGAGGCGGGCGTCGACCTCTTCCTCGCCGATTCCACCAACGCCGACGTCCCCGGTTTCACCCCGCTCGAGCGTTCGATCGGGCCGGTGCTCGACAACGTCATCGCCCGCGCGCCGCGCCGCGTGATCGTCGCGAGTTTCTCGAGCCACGTGCACCGCGTGCAGCAGGTGCTCGACGCCGCACACGCGAACGGACGCCGCGTCGCCCTCCTCGGCCGTTCGATGGTCCGCAACATGACCATCGCCGCCGAGCTCGGCTACCTCAAGGTGCCCGAGGGTGTGCTGATCGACTACAAGAAGGCCGCGGACCTGCCGGACGACAAGATCGTCTACATGTCCACCGGGTCGCAGGGGGAGCCGATGGCCGTGCTCGCCCGCATGGCCAACCTGGACCACCAGATCGAGGTCGGCCCCGGCGACACCGTGATCCTCGCCTCCAGCCTCATCCCGGGCAACGAGAACGCGGTCTACCGCGTGATCGACGGCCTCACCAAGCTCGGCGCCAACGTCGTCCACAAGGGCAACGCCAAGGTGCACGTCTCGGGCCACGCCGCCGCGGGCGAGCTGCTCTACTGCTACAACATCCTGAAGCCGCGCAACGTCATGCCGGTGCACGGCGAGTACCGGCACCTGGTCGCCAACGCGAAGCTCGCGATCGACACCGGGGTGCCCGAGAAGAACGCGATCCTGGCGGAGGACGGCACGGTCGTCGACCTGCGCGACGGCGTCGCCCGCGTGGTCGGCCAGCTCGACCTCGGTTTCGTCTACGTCGACGGCTCGAGCGTCGGAGAGATCACCGACGCCGACCTCAAGGACCGCCGCATCCTCGGCGAGGAGGGCTTCATCTCGATCATCGTCGTCGTGGAGGCCGCGACCGGGCGCATCGTGACCGGACCGGAGATCCACGCCCGCGGCTTCGCGGAGGACGACGCGGTGTTCGACACCGTCAAGCCCAAGATCGCCGCGGCGCTGGCGGAGGCGGCCGGCAACGGCGTACGCGACTCGCACGCGCTGTCGCAGGTCGTGCGCCGCACGGTCGGCCGCTGGGTCAACACCAGCTACCGCCGCCGGCCGATGATCGTCCCGCTCGTCATCGAGGCGTGA